The nucleotide window CATTTTACATATCACTTTGTGCAGACAGTTTCCTTTCCCTTACTTAAGTTCACTTGATTTATCCCCCACTCACCATTATATACTAGCATGTCCATTGATACCCCCCAAAATCCAGTAATTTTGATGTGCTTATAAATATGAGTACATCAAGATTATTTTTGTGCAGTGTCTTGTCAATGTGAGTGTGGGGCTGCAGATGTGAAATATCTACAGGAGCAATTATTTCATGATAAACACCTTGCCTATGTTCACGCATCTTTCACCTTATTAGAGTGCAGTGCTCACCATAACTACTCAGAAATATGTCCTACCAAATCAAtagagcttactctcaggtaaatttGGTTAGGATTGCAGACAGGATTTCCTACATTGATGCTTTTATTAGCCATTGCTCAGAATTTACTgcacaataaataaattctatttgTTTTCCATTTGCACAGATATTACAGTTGTTGAATAGTTTGAGATGGAAAATCAAACTGTAGTAACAGAGTTCATACTCTTGGGACTCTCCAGAGATCCACACCTACAAGtgattttcttcttcttgttcctGATGATTTTTTTGGTAACACTATTAGGAAACTCAGCAATCATACTGGTGACCAGGACTGAATCTAGCCTTCAGAACCCCATGTTCTTCTTTCTCAGTCATTTAGCTTTTGTAGACATCTGCTATTCATCTCTTGTTGTTCCCAAGATGTTAGAAAACACCATaggaaaacagaaaacaatttcCTTGGAAGGATGCATGGCACAGAGTGTCCTCTTTTTGCAGTTTGCTGGTGCGGAAGTAGTAATCCTTGCAGCAATGGCTTATGACCGATATGTTGCTATATGTGACCCATTACATTATACAACAATCATGAAAAAAGAAATTTGCAGGTATCTCGTGAGTGGAGCCTGGGCTATGGGTTTCTTGTATTCATTGGTGAATGCCCTACCTTTGTTAAATTTGCATTTCTGCAAAAGCAATATTATTGACAACTTCATCTGTGAACTTCCTTCAGTCTTGGTCCtgtcttgcactcaggccctcaCCAATTACATTGTTCTTCTTATATCTGTGTTGGTCTTTGGTTTTGGTCCCTTCCTCCTCAAACTCATCTCATACACTTACATCATTGCCACCATCTTGAAGATTCGCTCGACGGAAGGCAGGCGAAAAGCCTTCTCCACTTGCAGCTCCCACCTCATTGTGGTGGGATTATTCTACATGGCAGGATTTTGCCAGTACATGAAGCCAAGTTCAGAATCGCTCATCTATCTGGACAAGGTGACATCAATGCAGCAGGGTATATTAACGCCCATATTAAACCCAATCATTTACAGCTTGAAAAACAAGGATATTCAAAATGCTCTAGCAAAAAAGTTTGGAAAGTGTAAGTTTCTTAAATAAAGTAAGGCTCTATTCTCTAGAAAAATCTACAGTACAATAAGTTATGATGTTAAGGTTGTATAGCAGTcatgaggaagcttagcagtcatggaataagctcatggggtctgaactggcggtgaccgaccaggagagagacctcagggttgtagtggacagcacaacgaaaatgttgacccagtgtatggcagctgtgaaaaaggcaaattccatgctagggataattaggaaaggtattgaaaataaaacagccgatatcataatgctgttgtataaatctatggtgcggccacatttggaatactgtgtacagttctggtcgcctcatctcaaaaatgatattatagagttggaaaaggttcagaagagggcaaccagaatgatcaaggggatggagcgactcccttacgaggaaaggttgcagcatttggggctttttagtttagagaaaaggcgggtcagaggagacatgatagaagtgtataaaattatgcatggcattgagaaagtggatagagaaaagttcttctccctctctcataatactagaactcgtggacattcaaagaagctgaatagttttatcatgttgtacaccgccctgggagctgctagctatagggcggtttagaaatgcaactaaataaataaataaaaataaaataaaatgaataaaataaaaataaatgttggaagattcagaacagacaaaaggaagtacttctttactcagtgcatggttaaactatggaatttgctcccacaagatgcagtaatggacaCCAGCTTGGAttcctttaaaagaagattagacaaattcatggaggacagggctatcaatggctactagccatgatggctgtgctgtgccaccctagtcagaagcagcatgcttctgaaaaccagttgccggaagcctcaggaggggagagtgttcttgcactcgggtcctgcttgcgggcttcccccaggcacctggttggccactgtgagaaaaggatgctggactagatgggccactggcctgatgaagcaggcttttcttatgttcttatgttcttagaaaatCACCATCTTAAGGGCAAAAAAGGAGAGCTgatgcttattttaaaaatgtcttctcTTATCACTCGAGGTACACCCTGAAAAGCAACGAAACTATATAAGGTCTggtcaaagaaaataaaaacgAATCTTTGTGATATACAGTCAAATTGTCAGTACATGTTATTTGCagaagaaatacttttttttttggttgtTGCAGAAGAACATAGAAAGCAAGGTCCACAATTCCACACTgcagggatgaggagcctgtggcccacTATATAATGTttgactccaacacccatcagcctcaatcAGCATGATGGTCAATGATGATGAAAGTTGAAATCTAAcatcatctggagtgccacaggtcccccattccTGCTGCAGTGACCAACAATCtgtccctggacattctcacataGGATGTAAAGTATGTCTGTTGACAAGTCATTTGATTTTCTACTTCGCTAACCTGTTTTCTATAAAATGGACATATGTGAGAGGAGAAGagtggcaactgaatttggtagcCATGACTTAGATTCCAATCACTACCTCACATATAATTTGGGTTCCTGGGAAAGTCTGTTGCTTCCATCTAGTCTGGCACTGTGAATCCATTCAGTAGCCAACCAGCCAAATGCCTCTACGAAGCTTGCTAGCCAGGTTGAAGTTCAAGAACCTATGTCTTGTCTCCAGCATCTGagccacatagttaaactgtcaCTGAACATAAGGCCAGGGAAAGGAGACCTGTGTCCCTTCAGATGGTGGATAACATCTGTCATCTCTGACAatcggccatactggctggggtaaTGTGAAAATTATGTCTGGGGAGCCaccagttctccatccctgctatgAGTATAGCTGGGTTGTGAGGTTTTATGTATCTTTTGGTGACGAAACCTGAGATAGGTTGTTATGGTATGTGGGACTTTAAAGGTGGGTAGGACATTATAATCCATATCACTCTCATTCATAAATTTATACTACTTTGTTACAAAGtgtgcatttaaatatgtattaaacATACTTTTGAGCATGTTTtctcttaaaatatgcatttctaaatacaTCTTATTGCAAAGTACACATTTCCAAGTGTATTTGATATCAAAGTAAAAACATTATAtatattttgatacttttttttaaaaaaatccacac belongs to Rhineura floridana isolate rRhiFlo1 chromosome 11, rRhiFlo1.hap2, whole genome shotgun sequence and includes:
- the LOC133367876 gene encoding olfactory receptor 8S1-like, translated to MENQTVVTEFILLGLSRDPHLQVIFFFLFLMIFLVTLLGNSAIILVTRTESSLQNPMFFFLSHLAFVDICYSSLVVPKMLENTIGKQKTISLEGCMAQSVLFLQFAGAEVVILAAMAYDRYVAICDPLHYTTIMKKEICRYLVSGAWAMGFLYSLVNALPLLNLHFCKSNIIDNFICELPSVLVLSCTQALTNYIVLLISVLVFGFGPFLLKLISYTYIIATILKIRSTEGRRKAFSTCSSHLIVVGLFYMAGFCQYMKPSSESLIYLDKVTSMQQGILTPILNPIIYSLKNKDIQNALAKKFGKCKFLK